The Capsicum annuum cultivar UCD-10X-F1 chromosome 3, UCD10Xv1.1, whole genome shotgun sequence genomic sequence aggcaagacttagctcaaggactttcaaactataaattatgccccaccgGCAAGAgctgactctaccacgttattttttcatttatgagatgttctacaaccattgtcttagaggcaagacttagcttaaggactttcaaacaacaaattatgccctataaacaagagttgactctatcacgttatattttcatttatgagatgttctacaactattgtcttaaagacaggacttagctcaaggattttcaaacatcaaattatgctccacaagcaagaattgactctaccacattaatttttttcatttatgagatgttctacaactattgccttagaagcaagacttgactcaaggactttcaaactacaaattatgccccacgggtaagagttaactctaccacgttatattttcatttatgagatgttctacaactattgNNNNNNNNNNNNNNNNNNNNNNNNNNNNNNNNNNNNNNNNNNNNNNNNNNNNNNNNNNNNNNNNNNNNNNNNNNNNNNNNNNNNNNNNNNNNNNNNNNNNNNNNNNNNNNNNNNNNNNNNNNNNNNNNNNNNNNNNNNNNNNNNNNNNNNNNNNNNNNNNNNNNNNNNNNNNNNNNNNNNNNNNNNNNNNNNNNNNNNNNNNNNNNNNNNNNNNNNNNNNNNNNNNNNNNNNNNNNNNNNNNNNNNNNNNNNNNNNNNNNNNNNNNNNNNNNNNNNNNNNNNNNNNNNNNNNNNNNNNNNNNNNNNNNNNNNNNNNNNNNNNNNNNNNNNNNNNNNNNNNNNNNNNNNNNNNNNNNNNNNNNNNNNNNNNNNNNNNNNNNNNNNNNNNNNNNNNNNNNNNNNNNNNNNNNNNNNNNNNNNNNNNNNNNNNNNNNNNNNNNNNNNNNNNNNNNNNNNNNNNNNNNNNNNNNNNNNNNNNNNNNNNNNNNNNNNNNNNNNNNNNNNNNNNNNNNNNNNNNNNNNNNNNNNNNNNNNNNNNNNNNNNNNNNNNNNNNNNNNNNNNNNNNNNNNNNNNNNNNNNNNNNNNNNNNNNNNNNNNNNNNNNNNNNNNNNNNNNNNNNNNNNNNNNNNNNNNNNNNNNNNNNNNNNNNNNNNNNNNNNNNNNNNNNNNNNNNNNNNNNNNNNNNNNNNNNNNNNNNNNNNNNNNNNNNNNNNNNNNNNNNNNNNNNNNNNNNNNNNNNNNNNNNNNNNNNNNNNNNNNNNNNNNNNNNNNNNNNNNNNNNNNNNNNNNNNNNNNNNNNNNNNNNNNNNNNNNNNNNNNNNNNNNNNNNNNNNNNNNNNNNNNNNNNNNNNNNNNNNNNNNNNNNNNNNNNNNNNNNNNNNNNNNNNNNNNNNNNNNNNNNNNNNNNNNNNNNNNNNNNNNNNNNNNNNNNNNNNNNNNNNNNNNNNNNNNNNNNNNNNNNNNNNNNNNNNNNNNNNNNNNNNNNNNNNNNNNNNNNNNNNNNNNNNNNNNNNNNNNNNNNNNNNNNNNNNNNNNNNNNNNNNNNNNNNNNNNNNNNNNNNNNNNNNNNNNNNNNNNNNNNNNNNNNNNNNNNNNNNNNNNNNNNNNNNNNNNNNNNNNNNNNNNNNNNNNNNNNNNNNNNNNNNNNNNNNNNNNNNNNNNNNNNNNNNNNNNNNNNNNNNNNNNNNNNNNNNNNNNNNNNNNNNNNNNNNNNNNNNNNNNNNNNNNNNNNNNNNNNNNNNNNNNNNNNNNNNNNNNNNNNNNNNNNNNNNNNNNNNNNNNNNNNNNNNNNNNNNNNNNNNNNNNNNNNNNNNNNNNNNNNNNNNNNNNNNNNNNNNNNNNNNNNNNNNNNNNNNNNNNNNNNNNNNNNNNNNNNNNNNNNNNNNNNNNNNNNNNNNNNNNNNNNNNNNNNNNNNNNNNNNNNNNNNNNNNNNNNNNNNNNNNNNNNNNNNNNNNNNNNNNNNNNNNNNNNNNNNNNNNNNNNNNNNNNNNNNNNNNNNNNNNNNNNNNNNNNNNNNNNNNNNNNNNNNNNNNNNNNNNNNNNNNNNNNNNNNNNNNNNNNNNNNNNNNNNNNNNNNNNNNNNNNNNNNNNNNNNNNNNNNNNNNNNNNNNNNNNNNNNNNNNNNNNNNNNNNNNNNNNNNNNNNNNNNNNNNNNNNNNNNNNNNNNNNNNNNNNNNNNNNNNNNNNNNNNNNNNNNNNNNNNNNNNNNNNNNNNNNNNNNNNNNNNNNNNNNNNNNNNNNNNNNNNNNNNNNNNNNNNNNNNNNNNNNNNNNNNNNNNNNNNNNNNNNNNNNNNNNNNNNNNNNNNNNNNNNNNNNNNNNNNNNNNNNNNNNNNNNNNNNNNNNNNNNNNNNNNNNNNNNNNNNNNNNNNNNNNNNNNNNNNNNNNNNNNNNNNNNNNNNNNNNNNNNNNNNNNNNNNNNNNNNNNNNNNNNNNNNNNNNNNNNNNNNNNNNNNNNNNNNNNNNNNNNNNNNNNNNNNNNNNNNNNNNNNNNNNNNNNNNNNNNNNNNNNNNNNNNNNNNNNNNNNNNNNNNNNNNNNNNNNNNNNNNNNNNNNNNNNNNNNNNNNNNNNNNNNNNNNNNNNNNNNNNNNNNNNNNNNNNNNNNNNNNNNNNNNNNNNNNNNNNNNNNNNNNNNNNNNNNNNNNNNNNNNNNNNNNNNNNNNNNNNNNNNNNNNNNNNNNNNNNNNNNNNNNNNNNNNNNNNNNNNNNNNNNNNNNNNNNNNNNNNNNNNNNNNNNNNNNNNNNNNNNNNNNNNNNNNNNNNNNNNNNNNNNNNNNNNNNNNNNNNNNNNNNNNNNNNNNNNNNNNNNNNNNNNNNNNNNNNNNNNNNNNNNNNNNNNNNNNNNNNNNNNNNNNNNNNNNNNNNNNNNNNNNNNNNNNNNNNNNNNNNNNNNNNNNNNNNNNNNNNNNNNNNNNNNNNNNNNNNNNNNNNNNNNNNNNNNNNNNNNNNNNNNNNNNNNNNNNNNNNNNNNNNNNNNNNNNNNNNNNNNNNNNNNNNNNNNNNNNNNNNNNNNNNNNNNNNNNNNNNNNNNNNNNNNNNNNNNNNNNNNNNNNNNNNNNNNNNNNNNNNNNNNNNNNNNNNNNNNNNNNNNNNNNNNNNNNNNNNNNNNNNNNNNNNNNNNNNNNNNNNNNNNNNNNNNNNNNNNNNNNNNNNNNNNNNNNNNNNNNNNNNNNNNNNNNNNNNNNNNNNNNNNNNNNNNNNNNNNNNNNNNNNNNNNNNNNNNNNNNNNNNNNNNNNNNNNNNNNNNNNNNNNNNNNNNNNNNNNNNNNNNNNNNNNNNNNNNNNNNNNNNNNNNNNNNNNNNNNNNNNNNNNNNNNNNNNNNNNNNNNNNNNNNNNNNNNNNNNNNNNNNNNNNNNNNNNNNNNNNNNNNNNNNNNNNNNNNNNNNNNNNNNNNNNNNNNNNNNNNNNNNNNNNNNNNNNNNNNNNNNNNNNNNNNNNNNNNNNNNNNNNNNNNNNNNNNNNNNNNNNNNNNNNNNNNNNNNNNNNNNNNNNNNNNNNttatgagatgttctacaactattgccttagaggcaagacttaattagctcaaggactttcaaactacaaattatgtcccacgggcaaaagttgactctaccacgttatgttttcatttatgagatattctacaagtattgccttagaggtaagacttagctcaaggactttcaaactacaaattatgtcccacgggcaagagttaacactaccacgttatatctttatttatgggatgttctacaactcttgccttagaggcaagactcagttcaaggactttcaaataataaattatgcctcacgggtaaaagttgacactaccacgttatgtcttcatttatggaatgttctacaactcttgccttagaggcaagactttgctcaaggactttcaaataataaattatgccccacgaacaaaagttgacactaccacattatatctttatttatgagatattctataactctcgcctcagagacacgacttatctcaagaattttcaaagaatttcGTAATAACAATTCATGctcttaaatttgctttgatgtcaaaaaaagaaaattcttttgtggattatccaattttttatttattagcaaaatataatagaagttgagaaaacagaaaaaagcgatcaaacaaaataaagaaataaaaaaaagattgtgaaaaaaaggaaagaaaaaacataaagatcaagaaaaaagtgaagaattaaaaaaattgagaaaaatgaaaatgagagaaaaaataaaaataaaattcgaaaaaaaaagagaactgaaaaaagaaaaaaacgatcaaacaaaatagagaaataaaaaaaagagtgagaaaaaaaaggcaagaaaaaaataaagattatgaaaaaaatgaagaatttaaaaaattgagaaaataaaaaatgagaggaaaaaataaaaataaattttgagaaaaatgaggaaaaaaaaagaattgataaaaataaaaaataaaagaaaaataaaggttaaagacaaatgaattaaaaaaagaaatagatgatgcttgagaaaaaaagaaaaaagaaaaaaataaagtttgaggcaaatgaattaaaacatggaaataaaattaaaggaaaaaaataaaaagtgaaaataataaaattaaagaaaaaaaataaaaaagtgaaaataataaaaaatagaagaataacttaaaggaaaaaaataaaaagtgtaaataataaaaaataaaatttgaaagaaaataagtatggaaagttttaaaaatatatttgaggtgtagaggggtaaaatgatacttatattatatttaaaaagtaagTAAGGTTATTCTTTAAAAACATTTCTTATTgaggtcaaatatctaaagtcactcATATGTGAGTTTATGATATGCAATTTCCTGGACACAGAATATGAATAAACATGTCCAATAAAATTGGAACGATATAGAGAATATCTGAATTCTTACTTTGTCACGTATATATTCAAACTCCGGTTATTTAAAGTTGTTTCGGAGTAGGTAAAGGATATTAAAAAGTTGAATACATGTTAAATAGCGTTATTCAAGTATATTAGCTAagctcatttttttaaaaataaaaaaattactacacTTTGGGCTCCCTCTTATTCAATTTTCTGGTTCCCAATCAAAACATTAATAAAACGACTTAATTCCAACAAAAAATCAACTAAAGCTTGTTAGATAAAGAAGTAATAGCTATAAATGAGCTCAGTCGACAatctttaaattgatattaatgAATCATCTAGGAGTTGGGAATAAAATCAACTACAACAAGTAGATAGCCTTATCACAACTGGTTTAGCTAAAATCAAAGTCAAATTATTTATTCCTATATCCATGGGAACAGGGTGTTATATTCACACAGAATAAGCAATACCACAAAGTAAAAGGAAATAAGAAGAAGACACAGAGATTTACGTGAAAATACTTGCGGAAAAAATCCACGGGCAGAGACGGaggaattcactataatggaAAGGAGTACAATGATAAGATAAAAGTCTCAATGACGGATATTTATTACGTCCAAAACcgacccactaaatgcacttttATAATACATGCATACAAATAAATTCTAACCACAAAAATTCTATGTTACCACCACAGACCtaataaaaaatcacaaataaaaattgtACTGTAAACTTTTCAGGACCAAATCAATAGAATTTGGGAAAATAGAGACAATGGAATGAATATTTGACTTTGATTTTTGCTATAAACGGTTATACATGATGTGACAATCTACTAGTCCAGCTGGTTTAAGACTGTCGACCTCATCAAATCATAGCTAAGTAGCCACTACTTCAGTGGCGGACTGTAATTACTTCTCTTCTTAATCAAGgcttttgaatttaaaataaaattcgtcTTTATATTTTACTCACCAAATGAATATTTTaggtaaaaatttaaattaatcgggTTCAAAGCGGGTAACTAAATCCGAGTGAAACCAACAAAAAGCTCATAGCTAAGCCAATAATGATCACCTTATAATATGTCGATTTTGTTCACATTATACGCAATTTGAAAGAGAACCATGTAGGGCATTGTGACAAGTCCAAGTAACAGAACTTGCTATATTTAGTAAACAAAATCTCTAACCTCTTAATTCTATCCAATCAAACAAGTTCAATTTGCCCCAACCCCTCTTGGAACATACTACAAAAAGCCCAAACCCCACATTTTTCTACCACTTTGCCTTGTACCATCATCCTACTCGTCATCAAGAAGAATTAATTATACGCATGTCTTCTTGactgcttctttttctctttttcattttttataacgATGATGTTCATGACAACTTTTATACGTATCTAGCTAGGCTATTTTATCGGATAAAGGTGGATATATATAGTGAAGTATTGATGAGTTTaaccaaaatcaatattttttcaccaaacataaataaatttatatgcGAAAccattagaattttaaaattattaaaaatttgaaCCCATAATTATAAAGTTAAACGGATTCAGTGGAGAGGAAGACTTAATATATATTGAATTCATTAAATTTAAATCTTGAATCCATCTTCCTATTGAATCATGTTATCTTCTATCAgaataaatattcaataacttGATCCATCAACACCTACGAAGATCGAGCTAGAGAAACCACCTATTTGAATGTTTTATTGCCACTGACGAAATTTGAATCCCGATATTATTTGACAAATTTTGTTGCTCCTACTATTGAATAGCTAATATTAACTAATAGACCACACTCTTTACGGCATAATTTAGCATGGTCACACATTTTTATTTGTATGGGTAAAAAAATTATTCGCACTCGATATTTACACCACACTAATAGATGCATAATATGTGTTTGCAAACATTGTTATCACTAAATCATGATAAattgatattatattattatggTAGCGGTTTGCATTGTTTTATCCTCCTCTTTTGCATAAAACATTCTGATGATGAGGATTAAAACAAAAACCAAGTGCCAAAAAGGAAGAATAAACGTGGTTAGCAATAAGGATTAGGAGTGAAAACCAAGGGGCACGCTTTGGATCGAATCAAGGAGACAGGACCACTGACTAGGATTCACTAATTGTAAGTACTAACAAAGGATGTCCCTTTGTTCATTTGTTTACTTAATTTGCTCACTGCTTTTACATTAAAATAAGCTTCACTCTTTTTCAAGATCTCCAACTAAGTACAAAAATCTGAAATTAAATAGAATTAAACTTGCAGGTACAAAGTGGTAATCACTTTTTAAGATCTCCTTCTTAATCATAACCCTTATTATTACTTACGGCTTTTTGAGTAGTAGTGGATTTCATTATGGTGCTCATTATTAATGGACCGAGTTACCAAATTACTGAAGCTTTAGAGTATATATGTAATCATGAGTTCATCATGAATTTGGATAAAGATTATTTAGTTAGGCAGTAAAAATGACTtcaattatgaaataatgatgaGTCTTAGTGTTGAtaactttaattttcttttttgcttttcaaAATGCTTAAAACAGAGAGCTACATGTTTCCTTTTTTGTCTAATTAACCTGTATAAATTAGAGGTGGAGCTAGAAACACTAGAAgaattaatttgaattatttaatttaaaattattttttatttatataagcAGATGTtgtaatataattatattatctttactTCTTCATGTGTTATTTCTTTACTCCTTTGTACAAATTTTAGCAACGCGGTTAATGAATAGTTTTGACATTATAAATAACTTTTGCTAGTATTAAATCATTTACCCGAAGTTAGAACTCTTTTTTTCACCATTATATTCACCAATAATCAAGATTCATACAGCAAATATTTATTGCAATTATTGTTACAATTTCTTTCTCTATCTGTGGGACAATCTCTTCCTCCCGGCCTAGCAAAATTTAACTTGTGGATCCAAGTTTCAAGAATTCTAGATTTAGAACAACAACCAAACAATCTCAAGGTGTTCAAGATCGAAATTACTTGTTAGTAACATAATTACTGTTCGTGATGACCATCAAAGAATTTGTCACGaataaatcaagttcaaattcaaactCATCTAGTCTTAATATTAAGTGCTCATTAAATGTGTTACCGTTACAAGCTACCAAACAAATTGAGCAAGTTCTTTTCGGTtccatgcaaagaaaaaaaaattatcaactccTATATACGTACTAGAAATATTTCTAAGTCCCATCTGATTGATAGAAAGCTGAGGggaggaagaaaaaaattaaccTCCGTCTGCAGAATAATTACGACAAATAACAAagagaactaaaaaaaaaagaaactagaaaGTTTTTACACTACATATTTTTATTGTCCCTTTCCTCTTGGATTTCTTttcaacaacaaaataaaagagCATGTTAACTCTTTGGTCGATGAATTGGATTAGGGTTTTGTAGTAATGGATAATGTGGTAATTGCATGGGAATTGGGTAATTAAATGGTACTAATGAAGCAAAAGGGTCTTGTTTTTGGCCTATTGCTTCCAATGCTTTCACTTGTGACCTCAAGAACTTCAAATAATTTGCTGCTTCATCAAGCATTGATGCTGTATCCATTTTGCTTCCTCCTGGTACTAGCCTTTGCAAAACCCTAATCCTTTCActtattctttctctcctttGCCTCGCCGCTACTGTCTGTGGATCCGTTGATATTCTTACGTTCTTCCTTTTAGGCTTTTCGAGTACTTCAGTACCGAAGTCCACTGGCCTGAATGCTGCTGCACGGTATATCATCTCCTTCATCTGCGCGATCGCCTCTGGGTCAGGCTCTTGATCTATTGAGGATGCTGATGAGGTAGCTTGTTGGAAATTAATGTTTGATGAAGTCGGACGCTTATTGTTATTGTTAGTAATATTACTTTCTGTTGTCCTTGGCTTCTTACACTTGGACTGCTTACCCGAAATTAGACGAAAATTATTTCTGCAACCTCCTCCAGTCAACGAATTTGACTGGAATAGATTGAACTCGTTCGGAGAATTCCCCAGAGATGATTTTGAGACCACCTCATCAAGCTCATTATGTTTccgttttcttttattttcttcttctaccaCTATTTTGTTATCAGTAGTAGTAGGCAGACAGGTCAAAAGCTGTTCATAACCTGGCGACAGCTTAGTAGCATTTATGTCTGAACACTCCCCAGAATTCCACAAGCTATTCGAATCACCAAAAATTACGGACATGCCATCGTCTTCAACTGACGTGTCCGTATTGTTGGTGGTAGTTGCTGATAGTAAACAATCAATGGATTCTAGAGATACAGTGTTGGATAGTAACCCAGTTCCAGGCTTAACCACTTGGACACCAAAATCATCCATTAGGCACATtggatgattattattattattatcagtgaTGTAATTTGGAATATTGAGTAGCATTGGTGAAGAAGAAAACCCCATTTCAGTACAATTCCGGGTTGGATCTGCTCCGGATTTAGCAGCCATTGAAT encodes the following:
- the LOC107865801 gene encoding transcription factor bHLH87 isoform X2 — encoded protein: MENLDWNETPDNFGASFDPIHVISNWNMPQRQEAAMRLAADSMAAKSGADPTRNCTEMGFSSSPMLLNIPNYITDNNNNNHPMCLMDDFGVQVVKPGTGLLSNTVSLESIDCLLSATTTNNTDTSVEDDGMSVIFGDSNSLWNSGECSDINATKLSPGYEQLLTCLPTTTDNKIVVEEENKRKRKHNELDEVVSKSSLGNSPNEFNLFQSNSLTGGGCRNNFRLISGKQSKCKKPRTTESNITNNNNKRPTSSNINFQQATSSASSIDQEPDPEAIAQMKEMIYRAAAFRPVDFGTEVLEKPKRKNVRISTDPQTVAARQRRERISERIRVLQRLVPGGSKMDTASMLDEAANYLKFLRSQVKALEAIGQKQDPFASLVPFNYPIPMQLPHYPLLQNPNPIHRPKS
- the LOC107865801 gene encoding transcription factor bHLH87 isoform X1, producing the protein MVSMENLDWNETPDNFGASFDPIHVISNWNMPQRQEAAMRLAADSMAAKSGADPTRNCTEMGFSSSPMLLNIPNYITDNNNNNHPMCLMDDFGVQVVKPGTGLLSNTVSLESIDCLLSATTTNNTDTSVEDDGMSVIFGDSNSLWNSGECSDINATKLSPGYEQLLTCLPTTTDNKIVVEEENKRKRKHNELDEVVSKSSLGNSPNEFNLFQSNSLTGGGCRNNFRLISGKQSKCKKPRTTESNITNNNNKRPTSSNINFQQATSSASSIDQEPDPEAIAQMKEMIYRAAAFRPVDFGTEVLEKPKRKNVRISTDPQTVAARQRRERISERIRVLQRLVPGGSKMDTASMLDEAANYLKFLRSQVKALEAIGQKQDPFASLVPFNYPIPMQLPHYPLLQNPNPIHRPKS